The Fundidesulfovibrio soli genomic interval CGTATGGTTAGTGTTGCAGCCTGCGGCCGGTACGCGCCCGGCGCCTTAAAAAAGGCTGATGTACTCGTGCCCCGTGGCGCGCCAGGCCAGTGTGCCCATCGTGCCCGCCGCGATGGCTATGGCGTAACAGGCCTTGCGCCCCCCAAGCAGCGTGCCCATCGACCCCGCTTCGTTCCTGGCCAGGTAGACCTTGACAATGATCAACCCGGCCTGGACTCCGCCCGCCAGGGCCACGAAGATCCAGACCGTGAGCAAAGCCCCCGCGCCCAGGGCCGCGCCCACCACGCAAAGCAGTTTCACGTCCCCCGCGCCCAACGCGCCCCAGACGAAAAGCAGAAAGTGCGCGGCGAAGGCGCACACGAGCCCGAGCAACGATGCAATGAGGCCGTCGAGCGAACCGAAAACATAGTTGAGGCCCAGCATGGCGATGGTCCCCGACGCGGTGAGCGCATTGGGGATGCGGCGGTATTTGATGTCGAAAAATGCCGCAAATGCAACAGTCGCTGCGAGGGCAACGTAAATAGGAGTTTCACTTGCAAACATGCCTAACATAATGAATCCAAATGCAAAAACATGCTATTAGAAAAATGCGTGTCTATGGCCGTTGTTGTGTTGTCGCATAAGTTCATGCAGATTCAGGTCGTGCGACATGCCTGGCATACATGTGTGTTTGCCAGGCATGCCGCTCGATTATCAAGTCGGTGCTGAACGTTGAATTGACGCTCGTCAGCTGGCTGCAGGCAGCTGGTCGGAAACTGTCTGGAACGCTGATTGAATCTGACCACCGAGAGTCGCAACAATGCCGACGATCACTGCCGCGATCAGCGCAACGAGCAGGCCGTATTCCACGGCGCTCGCGCCATCCTCTTCCTTCACAAAACGCTTAATCAGTTCCAGCATGATGTAACCCTCCCGCCCCGAGGGGCATGATTTGTTTTCAGAGCCGGGAAACAAGCTCCGACTACACATCTATTACGTATAATTAATAAGAAGTACAGGTAGGGTTTCCCGTATTCGAAGGAAGAATTTCACTCGCCTGCATGTTGTACGTCCGTTTCGCATGCGTGTAGGACAGTTTTATAACATGCCGAAATTGCTTTTATTTTTCTCCGTCTCTGGCCGGGCCGCTTGGAGGCTCAAAGTCGGGTTGTGTCAATATTACACATGGCCCTCGTCGATATGGAGTTGATGAACATTGGCATTGCTTTCCTCGGCCTGCATCGACCTGCGGGCCGGGGTGCGACTCCAGCCACTGTGAGTCGTTCGCGCGCAGCGTGCCGGGGCGGAGTAGCCGTTGCCGCACCCTAGGGCCGGTCAGAAGCGGGCCAGGGCAAAGGGCCGCGTCGCGGACTGAGCGTGTACGGGGACGCGCGGCCGCACCTCTTGCATCGCGACGGATACGCGCCAGCCCGACCGGCGCACCCAGGCGAGTCCGCCCCGTCACGTCGTCACCCGTCCGTCTTGATGCGTTGCGCATCGATGAAATCGAGAAACTTGAAGGGGCTGTACACTTCGCCCACCGGCTCGCCCCGCTGGATGATGGCGCGCTCCGACAGCGGCCCGTAGCGCCTGGCCAGCTTCAGGTAGGGAACCTTCCACGGGTCCGCCCCCATGATCCGGGCGCAGGTGGCGTCCACGCTGACCGGGTTCTCCCCCACGACAATCACCCCGGCGTGCTTGGGCGTGCCCATGATGGGGCCGTCGCCTTCCATGCCGACGATGCCGTCGACGATGGCCAGGTGGGGCTTCACGGTGGCGAAGATGTCCACGATGGAGTTCGGGATCCCCTCGGCGTGGAGCACGTTCTTGGGCCAGCCGTAGACCGTGCCCGGCATGACGCCGAAGAGGTTCTTCATGGAAAGCGTCACCCCGGCCCAGTGGTGGGTTTTCATCTTCGCCACGGAGACGATCAGGTCCGCGGCCAACAGGGGATTGGGCAGGAAAAGCTTCTTGAGCGAGGTAAGGCCGCTGGCGTTGGTCACGGCGGACAGCTCGCAGGCGTTGAAATCCATGAAGGGGATGCGGTCCTCCCGGAGGGCGTGGCCCAAGCCCGAGAGTTCGAGCACCTCGTGGGTGTCGCGCCGGTGTCCGGCCGCCTCCGCGACGACGACCCGACCGGCTCCCAGGGAGAGGAAGGCCTCGGCCGCCGCGGCCACGACCGCCGGGTGGGTGTTGATGTGGCCCGCGCCGCTGTGCGGCTCCACCAGGTTGGGCTTGAGCAGGACGGTTTTCCCGGCGATGCGCGCGGGGTCGAAACGCAACCCGGCGAGCGCCTGCTTGAGCAGGCCCGGGATGTCGGCCTGGTAGCTGGCTGCCTTGCCGATGAACACCGGCGTCTCGGCGTGGGAGTCGCGTCCCATGAAGACGTAGGCCCCGGAGGCGACGGCTGCCCCGGCCGTGGCGAGTTTGAGGAAATTACGCCGCTCCATGTGCGCCCTCCGCGGTTTTGCCGGACAGGAGCTTCGCCAGGCCCCCTTCGGCCAGCCCCGCCAGGAGGAGCAGCGCAAGGTGCCACGTCTCGTAGGGGCCAAGGCTCTCCTGCATCCAAAGGCAATGGTCGATGAGTCTGACGGAATCGGCAGGCCGCCTGTTCCAGGCGCTGAGCCCGAGCAGGGCCCAGGAGAGCGCGAGGGGTGTCCGCAGCCCGGGCGTCTCCCGCTCGAGCCAGTCGAGGCTGTTGGCGATGTCGCCCTGTGCGCAGCCACCGGCCAGGGCGGCCAGGGCCAACCCCGCGCATTCCGGGTTCGGGAGCAGCTCCTGCCCGTAGACCATGACGTTGCCGTAGTTCCACCCCCCGGCGGGCAGCTGGCGGTCGAGAATCATCCGGCGGCCTTCCGCCACGCGGGCGTGGCCGCCTTCCCCTGCGGCTCCGAGCGCCAGGATGGCCAGCGCCGTCGGTTCGATCCAGGAGTGGGTCTTCAGCGTCCAGGGCCAGCCCTTCAGGCCCGGGTCGTGGCTGATCGGGGAGTCGGGTTTGCGCTGCCAATGCTTGCCGCTCGTCTTCAGCAGGTATGCCGCCGCGGACCGCATGTTTCCATCGAAGCCCGGTGCGCCGAGCCAGGCGAACATGGCGAGCTGGGTCGGCCAGACCGCGTCGGGGGTCTCGGGGAGCAGGGGGACGGCCCCTTGGGCCGTCTGACAGGAGGCGAGCCTGCGCCTGGCGGGCAGGAGTATGGGGTCGCCTGGCGCGGCGGAGTTGAGGGCAGTTACGGCCCATGCGGTGGCGTCCACCCGGAATCCGGCGTCACCGGAGAGGGCGAAGCCCCCCTCGGGCAATGCCCGCCCCCTGATGGCGGCTGTCAGTTCGTCCAGTCCCTGCATGGTCCCTTCCCGTGCGCCTACGGCGGACCACCCCCGCCGCAACATGGCCGGATCGCCACCGCCACTGGGGCCTGTCAGGCGTCAAGGAGGACGCTGCTTCCAGGGTGCTCGGCGTTGCCCGGCATCCCAGGCCGGTTGCAAACCCTGGCGATCATGAACGCAAGCATCCAGGCCGACGCAATGATGTAATTCCGAGCGATTCCGGAGAGGACGTTAGCAGAACTCCTCGTATGTACATATGCGGGTTTCACCCAATAGAGTGTTCATAAGACAGGAAGTCAGGGGTGGGGCTTGACGGGCGCTGGACGAGAGGGGGCGCAGGCGCGATGTGGATCGCCGATGCTGGCCGGGCGATAGAGGCGCAGGGGTCGGGGCGAGTCGCAGCCCTGGCCCCGGGTCTGGCGGCGATGGAGAGCCCGAAGCGGGGCGCGGTCAGCCGGGCCTCAGGCTCAGAACAGCTCGACGTTGCCGTCGTCCGGCTGGCAGAGGGGCGTCTCGCTCATGAGCTCGGACGAGTGCCGTATCGCTTCGAGGTAGGCGTCCCCCACGTGCTTGACGTTGAGGTTCAGGGTGGAGGCGGCCTTTTCGGTCGAGTCCCAGTCGCCTCCGTCGATGTGGTCCAGGAATTCGAGGATGTTGCGGCAGGGGTTGCCCGGTTCCAGAATGGCGCGCTTGACGTTGTTGGCCAAGGGCAGCTCAGCGAGGATCTTGGCGATGGGCTTGTCGAAGATGGCGTCTATCTTGGAGAACAAGCCCGCGAGGAAAAGCTCGTCCGCCGTCATGTGAAGATGGAGTCTGTTGGACAGTATCTGGAGGAAGAACGCGCGCTGAACGGCCAGCCAGGAAGCTTCCACGGCCTTGTTGGACTGCTTCGTGTCGGACAATACGGCGGCCATGAGCCATTTTCTGAGCTTCTTGGTGCCGAGCACCGTGGCAGCACGTTCAATGGACCCGATTTTTACGTTGTACCCGAATGTCGCGGAGTTGAGAAAACGCAGCAGGCGGTAGGTGAGTGATACGTCGCTGCTGATGATGCACGTGATCCTGTCGAAATTGATGTCGTCGTTACAGAGCTCCGACAGAATGCGGATGCGTGAGCTGTCGTTTGAGGAAATCTTTTTGCCGGATATCATTTCAGGGCGGGAGAAGTAGAAACCCTGGAAGAGCTTGAAGCCGAGCGACTTGGTGTATTGCATCACCTCGGCGCTCTCCACCTTCTCGGCAAGCATGGTGATGTTGCGGCGCAGGAACGGCCGGGCCATCTCGTAGATTTCCTGGTTCGACTTCCCCAGCACGTCGAACTTTATGATGTCCACCACGTCCATGTAGGCTGCCAGCCTGGAGTCGCCCGCGTAGTCGTCGATGGCCAGAGTGTAGCCCTGGCTTTTGAGCTCCCTGCATTTCGCCAGCACTTTCTCGGTGGGTTCGATGCGCTCCAGGATCTCCACCACGGCCTTCTTCGGCGGCAGCGCGTAGGCGAAGTCCTCCATCAGGAGCTGCTCCGTGAAGTTGATGAAGAATCGAGACGTGTTGTGGAATGGCCCCGTATGGGCGAGCAGGAAACCGTCGGCGATCACCTTCTGGGTGGCCAGGTTGGCGTCCTTGCTGAAATAGCTGGTCGCGCCGACGTCATGACGAAACAGGAGCTCGTAGCCGAAAACGTTGCCATCCGCGTCATAGATCGGCTGGCGTGCGACACAGATGGGATCTGATACTTCGTTGGCGACGATGATCATACAGCAGTTCCTTGAATCGGCAGAGGCTATGCCGGGCGATTGATACCAGGGGGGTATCGAACCAGGCAAGGGAATTACGTCCTGAAAAAAACCATCGCCCGGAATAGTGTCAGGGATTCCGGTCCGGCGCTCTTTACTTTTTCGGGCCACGGCGTAGGTGTGACGATACGGAGGTGGCCCATGAAAGGAGAACACGAGCACAGCCACGAGCACGAGCACGCCCACAGCCACGAGCATGAACACGAGCACGAGCACCCCGGAATCGGCATGCACGCCCACAGGCATGTGCATACCCACAGCCACGAGCACGGTCATGCCCATGTTCATCCCCATGAGCACAGCCACGGGGAGCAGGTTCACGACCACGAGCACACCGGGGAGCACGGGCGGCACGACCACCAGCACGACCTCTCCGGCGAGCCGCACGAACACGCCCATTGAGGGCTAGCCGCGCTACCGGAAGTAGAGGCCCACTGGCGTGACGGACTGGATGGTGATGGCGCTGCCCTTGACCACGATGAATTCGCTGCCGCCCACGGGGTCGGCGGCGGCCGGGTTCCAGTCGTAAGTGTAGCCCAGGCCGGTCCAGGGGTAGGGGCCGCCGGACACCGCCGGGTTGTAGATGGCGCTCTCGCGGTTGGCGAACCACACGGGATAGTCGGGCGCGGTCCCGAAGCCCGGGGCGGGCGCGCTCTGGGGCAGGGGCACGGCCGCCACGTTGGCCACGGTCTGCAGGGTGAGGGGGAACGCCGCCTCAGCCTGGTGGGAATCTATGGCCGGGTCGATTGCGGGGCGCAGCATGGCCGAGGGCGAGGCCCAGAACGTCAGCACCGTGTCGTTGGTGTTGCGGGCGGGCAGGCCAAGGTACATGGAGGCGGCCAGCTTGCCGTTGGCGGAGGCCAGCTCAGGTGCCTCGGCCCGCACGTCCTGAAGCATCTGGGGCGCTGGCGTGACCCAGAGATCCACCGCGGCCGGAATGGTCTGGCCGGGCTTGTTTGCGGCGTAATAAACGGCTTTTGTGAACGTGGCCAGGAGCACGTCGCTCTTGCCGGGCTCGCCGCTCCAGAT includes:
- a CDS encoding Flp family type IVb pilin, encoding MLELIKRFVKEEDGASAVEYGLLVALIAAVIVGIVATLGGQIQSAFQTVSDQLPAAS
- a CDS encoding DUF362 domain-containing protein produces the protein MERRNFLKLATAGAAVASGAYVFMGRDSHAETPVFIGKAASYQADIPGLLKQALAGLRFDPARIAGKTVLLKPNLVEPHSGAGHINTHPAVVAAAAEAFLSLGAGRVVVAEAAGHRRDTHEVLELSGLGHALREDRIPFMDFNACELSAVTNASGLTSLKKLFLPNPLLAADLIVSVAKMKTHHWAGVTLSMKNLFGVMPGTVYGWPKNVLHAEGIPNSIVDIFATVKPHLAIVDGIVGMEGDGPIMGTPKHAGVIVVGENPVSVDATCARIMGADPWKVPYLKLARRYGPLSERAIIQRGEPVGEVYSPFKFLDFIDAQRIKTDG
- a CDS encoding EAL and HDOD domain-containing protein; translated protein: MIIVANEVSDPICVARQPIYDADGNVFGYELLFRHDVGATSYFSKDANLATQKVIADGFLLAHTGPFHNTSRFFINFTEQLLMEDFAYALPPKKAVVEILERIEPTEKVLAKCRELKSQGYTLAIDDYAGDSRLAAYMDVVDIIKFDVLGKSNQEIYEMARPFLRRNITMLAEKVESAEVMQYTKSLGFKLFQGFYFSRPEMISGKKISSNDSSRIRILSELCNDDINFDRITCIISSDVSLTYRLLRFLNSATFGYNVKIGSIERAATVLGTKKLRKWLMAAVLSDTKQSNKAVEASWLAVQRAFFLQILSNRLHLHMTADELFLAGLFSKIDAIFDKPIAKILAELPLANNVKRAILEPGNPCRNILEFLDHIDGGDWDSTEKAASTLNLNVKHVGDAYLEAIRHSSELMSETPLCQPDDGNVELF
- a CDS encoding A24 family peptidase, with the protein product MLGMFASETPIYVALAATVAFAAFFDIKYRRIPNALTASGTIAMLGLNYVFGSLDGLIASLLGLVCAFAAHFLLFVWGALGAGDVKLLCVVGAALGAGALLTVWIFVALAGGVQAGLIIVKVYLARNEAGSMGTLLGGRKACYAIAIAAGTMGTLAWRATGHEYISLF